The following DNA comes from Rhizobium lusitanum.
CGAATATGCCGTCCTCGCACTCGGTGTCCGCGACATCATCGTTTGCGGCCACTCCGATTGCGGCGCGATGAAAGGGTTATGCTGCCCGGAATTGCTGAAACCGATGCCGAATGTCTCTGCCTGGCTGAAACACAGCTATGCCGCCCACTCGATCGTTTGCGAGGCCTATCCGGCCGATCTGTCAGAGTGGCAAAAGGTCCGGGCCGTGGCCATGGAAAATGTCGTTGTTCAGCTGAACCATCTTCGCACGCATCCCTCCGTCGCAGCCAAGCTTGCAACCAACGATGTGACGCTACACGGCTGGTTCTTCGATATCGAAACGGGCGAGGTCCAAGTTTACGACGGCGCGGCGGCGAGCTTCACCGAAATATACGAGGACCGGCCATTGCCGGTCGCCGTGACCGGTCGCGGTCATCCGCGGGTCATGCCGCAGGCTGCGACAGCCTTTGCTGCGGAGTAGTATCATGACCAGCAGCTCCACACTTTCCCGCGACTTTGCTTCCTCCCTGGTCGTTTTCCTCGTCGCCATCCCTCTTTGCCTCGGTATTGCCGTCGCCTCGGGCGTGCCTGTGGCCATGGGCCTGATTTCCGGCATCGTCGGCGGCATTGTGGTCGGCTTCCTGGCTGGGTCGCCGCTGCAGGTCTCAGGTCCGGCCGCCGGTCTTGCTGTGATCGTCTTCAGCTTTGTCGAGCAATATGGGATCGCCATGCTTGGACCGGTGCTGGTCGTCGCCGGGCTTCTGCAAGTTCTTGCCGGTTTCCTCCGGTTCGGCTCCTGGTTTCGGGCAATTTCGCCCGCTGTCGTCCACGGTATGCTCGCCGGCATCGGCATCCTCATCATTCTCGGGCAGGTGCACGTCTTGATGGGTGCCCAGCCGGCGGCTGGCGGCATCGAGAATGTTACTGCCATGGAGAGAACGATCGGGCGTCTCTGGGGGACCGGGTTGACGAAGGAGGCCGCCGCCTTGCTGGTCGGTCTGATTTCCCTGCTCGCCATGATCGGCTGGGAAAAATTCCGGCCAAAATCGCTGATGTTGGTGCCCGGTGCGCTTGTCGGCGTCGCGGCGGGAACGGTGCTGACCGTCGCCCTGCAATTGCCGATCGCCAGGGTCGATGTGCCTGCCTCACTGATCGAGAGTATCTCGCTGCCGACGATGGACGGCTTCCGGCAAATGGTGCAGCCGGGCATTATCGTCACGACCTTGGTGATTGCGGTTATAGCCAGTGCCGAGACATTGTTGTCGGCCGCTGCCGTCGACCGCATGCATGATGGCGTCAGGACGCGCTTCAACAAGGAGCTTTTCGCGCAAGGCATCGGCAATGCGCTGTGCGGTTTTCTAGGCGCCTTGCCGATCACCGGTGTCATCGTCCGCTCTTCGGCCAATATCCAGGCCGGTGCGCGGACACGGGCCTCGGCAGTCCTGCATGGCGTCTGGATTCTGGGGCTCGTGGCGCTGCTGCCGCAATTGCTCGGCCTCGTGCCGCTGACGGCGCTCGCGGCCGTGCTGCTTGTCACCGGATGGCGGCTGATCAGCCTTCATCATGTGCGCCATCTGTTCGATCATCATGGCTGGGTGCCGGTCGGGATCTGGGCGGCGACGGTCGCCATGGTCGTGGTGCAGGATCTGCTTGTCGGCGTTGCGCTTGGCCTAGCGCTGTCGATCCTGGAAGTCTTCCCGCATCTGCGACGCAAACTCGCCATTGACCGGTCAGAGGATGCGGATGTGGTTCATGTTGCTCTCGCCGGCGTGGCGACCTGCAAGGATGTGCCGGTCCTTCTCAATATGCTGGAGACGCTTCCCGCGAGCCGCAAAGTGCGGATTGCCGGTGGGGGCCTGCACTATCTTGACCACACCTGCGCGGAAACACTGCGCGAATGGTTGAAGCGGGAGAAGAAGATGGGCCGTATTGTCGAGATCCAGCATCCTCCCGCCGGCCGTCATCCTCGGCTGATACCGATTTTCGAGCGGTTGTCGGCGGAAGTTGCATGAGATCGAACAAGCCTAACCGAAGCCTCGGCACATAGAAGGCTGAGACGCTTGATCTGAAATAGCGAGCTTGCTGATTGGGATGGTCCAACCTGTTTTCGGCCATTCCGATTGGTAAGACTATAGGCCGAGCCCTTCGGTCTAAGTTGGTCCGCGGTTGAGTATCTCTAGGGGCGTGACCTCATGGAGCCCATCGGCTGCGATTGGGTATCGCTATTAGCGGTGCCGATCGTCTGTCTGGAGATGTGACCATCGGCTTTCTGTGAGATGTGGTCGGTGTCTGGGAGTTGCTTGCTCCGATACTCTTGCCCCGCTTGCTCGGAGGGCGGCGCTGGAGGGCGGGGCTTGTGCTTGGTTTGTTTGGCTTGCTCATTCCCAGATAGCGGGCGATGGCATCGAAACCAGGCTGAACCGCGCGTTTAACTTCAGTCGTGAGTTCACTTTCCATGTCGCAGGCAAGGGCGATCGCTTGCCAATCGATCTTGCCGGCTCTTGTGGGAGGATTCGATCGAAACTGAACAAGACCAATCATGTAAGCCCGGACGTTTTCGAACGTCCGCTGCTGCAGTAATGGCGCCAGACGCAACGTACAGAAATCCGAGATCTTACGTTGGAAGATCTCCGGGGTGGAGGATTGATAGTGGGGGGCCATTCATGAATTCCTTGCATGCGACGCGGCGTGAACGCCGGGGTGTGGGCTGCTAAGGCAAGCGGGTTAATGAAACATAAATATTCAGCTTCTGATAAGAAAAAGAGCGACTTAACCGCTTAGAGCCAAATAGGGAAGACCTTTGTGCGTCGGTCTGCGGCGCCGAAAACGTTATCGCCGACCGTGTTGTGCGAATGGGTGTGCTCTTGTAGCGCGCAAAATCACGTGGCACTGCGCGCAAGATCAGATGGCAACAGAAATCTATTGTTTGAGAGGCCTTAAAGCATCAAAAAAGTGGCGTCACACCAGCTGTCCGCCAGCTTCCTTATTTAGGCGAAAACACGACTCTCGTCATCTGCGGCGATGCATCCACAATGCCACCGGCCCCAGCCTTCATTTCAATGCGAATACGGCTTCCGATAGCAACAGGCAGAGCATCGGTTTCAGCGCTCACGCTCACCTCGTCTCCGAACGTGGAGCCGAACGCGACTTCTTTGAACCCGCCGCCTCCATCGACCATAATCCTCAGGTCACAGCCGCTTTGCTGCGAGCCCTTGAGGTGAATACGGCTCTCTATATTGACCTCTGTCACGCCGGCTGGGACAGTGAATTCTCCTGGCTGATCGGATGATTTGAAGTCGATCCCCAAACCCGACGCGCCCTGGTCCGGTGCGAATGGAACGACCTGCCATTTCCCTGCGCCGGCTTGCGTCTGTGTGCCGAGTGTACCCAACGTAGACAGTTCGTGGTCGAATGCCTCCCAAATGATGCGCTTGTGCAGGGGGCTGCTGGTGAAGCGATACATTTCCGACACGGTCGATTTGCCCTTCAAGTCCCGCTCTGGGCGGTTCTTCGAGATCACGATATCCTCAGCTCCATTGACCCCATTGTCGGCGATATCGAGGAAGATCGTCCTTTCGCTCGCGAGATTGTCTGAGATGTTGCCGTTGCGGATCGAACCAACCGCCTTAATCGCGGTCTTTGTCACTTTCGCTTTATCCATGCCGCTATAGAATTTGTTGCGGGCGATGGTCGCTGAAGGGCACGTATCGAGAAAAATGTCGGTCTGTTCTGCGTCAGCTTTTATATCATTCCGGCCATAGATCAGGTTGTCGACAACATTGACCTGGCTATAGCCCTTGACGTGGATGGCCTCATAGCAAGCGTTTATGTGGCTCAACGCCACTTCGATGTACGGTAGGCCAACTGGCTTCGCCTCGAAGAAGACGCCATGCCCAACGCGCACCATATAACAGCCGTGCACCTTGAACCCTTCCAAGCTGGTGGGGCCGTCTGACCGGCACGCGTAGGCGAGGTTGTACATATGAGTATCGGTCATCACGACATCGTTCGACGATGCCAACACCAACCCGTCACCTTGCGGGTCTGTGTCCGAGAGGCCATTGAACCAGCATCCGATGATCTGTCCGTTGCCTTTGGTTCGGATCTCAAGCCCTCGGGCAAAGAAGTTCTGATCATCCGGCGAGTTGGCGCCGAAGCCAACATCCTCGATGGCGAAGCCCTTCCCGACCGCGGCCTTTGCCCATTGCAGTTTCAGCGCCGTCCCCTGGTTCTCCCGCTGCGGCAGGAACGATATCCCCTTGAAGGAATACTGAGAGCCAGGCGCACCGTTCAGGGAGATCCCAACACCATCGCACCGAATAACGGTAGAGGCCATTCCCTCTCCGGATATGGCGACTCGGACGATATCCGGAGATGAGACGTCTATGGGCGCGTCGAGATCGTGCGGCGCACCTCCCGGCAATTGAATATTGATCCCAGATCCAGCCGCTTCTCTAACGGCGTTTTCAAGCTTGGCTCTGAATGATTGCCCCTGAAAATCCAACACCGACCAGCTTGTTTTCTGGTCGGTGCGAACTGACGGTGCCGCCAGTGAATTGTCTTGGCCGAAGGCCTTCGATGTCACCACCGAAAGAGCCAAGCCCTGAACGAACGTTCTACGCTTCATCGCCATTATCCTTGTGCGGTCGAACCGATGTCAGGTTATGCATCTAGGGAGACTTGTCGGAAATTATATGTCCGTCACGAGCTGAGCATTATTAGGAAATGTTCAGAAAACCATTTCGACCGCCGCGTGCTTCTGGACAAACCAAATTCCACTACCCATAAAAGACGAACATGTCTTGTGGGGAAGATACTATGATACCTTTTGATGTCGCCTATACATCCATCACCGGCAACAAGCGTAGGATGATGGAGGCCCGAGGCAAGGGAACGTCCGGTGCCGAACGCATTCGATTGCATTACCCAGACATCGTATCCGCGCCCAAATTCAAACTCTCGAAGGACGATACCTTCTTTACCATCGGCTCTTGTTTTGCCCGCAATGTCGAAATAGCGCTGGCGGATCTCGGTGTCAAAAACATCACAGCCGATTGTGCCATTCCAGGCGAGTTTTATGAGCTCACTGGCCTCGGCGCGCGAAACGGCGCGCTTAATGCTTATACCCCCTCTTCTATGCGCGACCTCATCCGACTGCACGACATGGTATCTCCCGAAACGATCGGCCTCGTGCAGACCGCTGACGATGAATATGTCGATATGCTGGTTTCTGGCATCAAGCCGACGTCCGGCGCGGATACCAAATCGATCAGGGACAAGATACTGAACGTTTACGGGCGCCTACCCGACGCTTCCGTTGTCGTGATCACGCTCGGCCATACTGAAGCCTGGTTCGATGCCCGCGATAACGTCTATGTGAACCGCTCGCCAAGCACCCGCAAGCTTCAGGCGCACGGAGATCGGTTCAAGTTCGACCCAATCTCACCTGTTTCCGCGATTTCGACTGTCGATGAGATCGTGAATGATGTCAGGAGACTCACTGACGGTCGTGCGAAGGTGATTTTGACCGTGTCTCCCGTTCCGCTGGGCGGCACCTGGACGCAAAGAGACGTTGTTTCTGCCAACCTGACGTCTAAATCCATGCTGATCGGCGCGGCCGTCGCCACAGCAGAGAAATATGACTTTGTCGATTACTACCCGAGCTATGAGCTGGTGATTTATGGCGATCCCGCTTCGACCTGGCAGGACGACGGCGTCCACATTAAGCCGGAGCGGGTCTCCAAGGTTATAAAGCAGTTTGCCGAGACCTATTTCGCTTGATCCTTACCCCACATCGGACGGGGCGTACTCAAGCTTGATATCGGTAACGTACATCTTGCCGTTAGAGACCGCCCCGCCGACGCGAATAAGGAAATTATCGATCGTGTCTATCGGCCGGACGTGCTGATAGACTTGGGGCGTGGTGTTCGTGATATTGATCGTGGTCGACGGTGCGCTGTCGCTGTCGGGCACGGTGGAATGGGCAATCGTCACGTAACCGGATTGTCCAGCGGCGGACACATAAGCCTTAAAGGACACCCTCACAAATCCACTTGCAAAAAGCGAAAAACCCACAGGCGTGCAATCGGCGTAGCTGTTGTCGTTCGTTTCGATGCAAACCGGATGCCCGGATGCCTGAGCGGTATTTCTCGTCCATCCGGATCCGGAAGTCGCGGTCGTCCAATAAGATGTGCTTGCCGGCCGCGAAAGCCATCCCGCCGTATTGACCAGCGACTGCAAAGTTTCCGGATACGGGTACCAAGTCAGATCATCGATATCGATGTCTATTTGACGCAAAACGTTGGAGCTGTCGGCGAAGGTATAATAGCGCTTGCGCTGCATATTCTCGATGAAGTTGCCACCAACACGATGACGACGCTGCCCAACCGCAGTATTGGCATAAGAGGTATCGCCTGCGACTGAAAAAGCGATGCCATAGTAGGTATAGCCGCTTTCCCGCACGACGCGGTTTCCTGTTACGGTCCACCCCAGTTCCTTCGGCAGGTATATGCCGCTCATAAACACTTCTGAGACTTGCGAACCAGTTGCGCCATCCGCAAGGCCTCGGCCGGCATCAACGACAGTATTGCCCATGATCAGACCGCCACGGCTCTTGCTTACGCCGATGCCCCCCGCAGCAGCGTTACGGCACATATTACCGATAATCTGCACATTATGAGGGTAGTCGGCGTCGCTAGCGGTCGTATACCCAGAAGCAATAACAATGTTGCCGTCGCCGGTCCCATCAAGCGTGTTGCCGATGACCTTCACGCCGCTCGAACCAAAATTCACGTTGATATTTTCTAGAGACCGCCACGCAAAGAGACTGACCGTCTCCCCTCCCGCCAAGGCGGAAGCCAAGGTATAGGTAACGGTAGGGCGCGAGCCTGGAGAGCTGTCGGTGCTATTCACCGTGAAAGACACCCGCAGGCCATTTACGAGCATGCCGAATCGCTGAACGTCTGCTTGCGCCCATGTCACCGTAAACTGCGTTTGACCGGCGGTCGCCGTAACAGTTTGATCCCATCGACGCGCCTTGATCGTGTTCCATGCGATAAGGCCATCCGTGGCACCATCAAATGCTTGGATACCGAACCCGAAATAGTCATCCATCGAGTTGAAGGCGCAGGTGAAATTCTTGCCCTTCAAAATGATCGGCGAGACGGTCGTTACGAATGCATCAAAGCTATTATAGCTGATATTGTTCCCAATACCGCTGTCCCGAACGAATATGCTGAACTTGCCGGCCCACCGATTGCGGCTAATGGAGCATTGCGAACCCGTCAATTCAAAGAGAACACCCGCACGCGATGGCTGATTGCTATCGAAGAAAATGCCTTCGATTGCCACTCTTGTGCCACCGACGGTTACGGCGGTTCCAGTCGTAACGACAATACGGCTTCCAAATTCCCCCTCAAGCTTAAAATCAGTGGCCGTCAGGTTGCGGGCGACGCCAGCCAGGGAATAATCGCCACGGGGCAGTGTCCATTTTCCGCCGAATCCGGCAGCTATGCTCAAGAATGACCAGAGGTCGGTTGCACCGTCTTTCTTCGCCCCGAGCTGCAATAAGCTGTATGCGCCTACCGGCGCCCATCGCACGCTGCCGCCGTTGGAAGGGTGTTCCAGAGGAAGCGCGGCTTCAGGGGCAGACATTCGGCGGCAATATTTTGCTCCACCGTCGCCGACATTATAATAACCGAGCAATTCGACATAATCCGCCGAAACGGGGACATTCGCCGACGCGAGGGCGGCCACGGTAGCGTAGCGAACCGAATTGGGCGCGGTAACCTGTTCCTCGACATTTGTCAGTCGATCGCCAGCGTCGATGGACTCTTGCGCGGCTACGCGCGCCTCCAAGGCATCTAAGTCAGGAGCGTAAGTTGTCGTATGGGTGATGTCCTCCCACCTGATGACCTCAATGTCCGTGACAGGGCTGACACCGAAAGTCTGGATGTAGGGGCGAGCATAGCGAGCATCCGCAGGAGCAATGAGATCTATGCCGTCTCCGGCCGATCTGGAGATTGTTGCCGAAACCAACGTTCTACCTGACCCCACCGAAAGTGAGGTAAGATCCCGGATTATCGTCAGCGGAACGGCGCTTCGATTTGCGCCCTGATCGTACCAAGCCATCGCGCAACGAACGGCATCATTGGACGGGTCGGGGCTGTTTGTTCGGCGCTGAACAACAAATTCGACCAAATAGATCTTATTTGGCTCAAGGGAATAGAGTGTTCTGCAGCCGATAAGCCCACTCCCGGAGACTCGAAGAATACGGCCGCTGTCATCGTATCTCTGTATACCCGTAGACAGAGGCGGGAGGACTGCCGGAACGCCCCCGTCAAGAGAATCGACGAAATGCTCTGGAGCGTCGCCCGGACGCCAGACCACCGGAAAGTCGGCCGCAATGCCAAGAATTGCGGCCTGCGTGGCATTGGAAATCGGCTTGTCGGCATCCGAGGTGTTGTCGACATTGGATACCCGAGCGGAAACGGCGGAAACGGCGGCCTGTAGCGCGGCCGTATCGACAAGGTCAGCAACTCGAACCCATGCGCTGCCATTCCAACTCCAAGTGCCCTTGTCAGAGCCTTGGTAAACTTCGCCCTTCTGACCAACACGCGTTCCGGAGCCCAGCGATGCCAAAGTCAAGCCGGTAATGGTACCTTCTTGCGCCGCATCGATTGCCTGAGCGAGCGGTCCTGTGCCGGCAAGCTGAGTGGCCAGATCAGCGATCGCCTGCACAGTCGTGGTGCCGTTGCGATTGACGAGGACCTCATCAGAGATCGGAACGCCGGTAAGATTGGTTGTTCTTACACCTGTGTCCATTTATTGCCCCTATCGAATAGTGACGGTGAAGGGACCGGCCAATGGGCCAGCGACACCGTCTGAGTTTTGAGGTTCAAGCCAGATGTAATGCGTGCCGGCAGCCAGGCAGGTTGCCGTCTCCTCGAAGACGACGGCGTTGTCGACCGAGCCGACGAATGCCGAGGTGGCGGAAAGCGCGAGCGTGTTGTTGCCAGACACCGCCTGGATGCGATCGGAAAAGTTGCCATTCGCCGACCTTGCGGTCCCGCCTTGAGTGGTGCCGCCAGTCAGCTGCGGCGTCAGCGTGCCTGCCGTGATGCCGGACAGAGTGAAGGCAATGCGATAGTAGATGCCGACCGTCGTGGCGCGTGCCTGCGAGAGGAGGCTTGACGTGCCTGACGCATGCGTGGCGAGACCGGACGCGATCGTCCAGCCGGTCCCCTTCGTCCAGCCGCTATCGGTGTCGAAGCCGCCGTTCGTGGCAAGGTTTGAGCGCGTCGTGTCGCCGATCGGCGTGCTGTAGCCCCGCGACGGCTGTACTGCGACCGCATCGCCAACCGCGTCCGTGGCACGATTGATGGTTGATGACATTGACCGGTAGATCTGTATCTGGACCGTTGCGGCATCGGCCGTCGTCGAGAACATGACGGTGCCACCGCCGAGCAGCGCGCCCACCGAGATCATGCTGCTGTCAAGCGCCAGCGGCAGGGCGGCGTCCTGGCCGCCGATCGTAACGTTGACGACGACGGTGGAGGTTCCCTCGCTGCCGGCAGCATTGAGCGCGGTCGCGCGGATCTGCACCGGCTGTCCGGATGAATAGCCCGAGATCGAGCACCCGCCATTTGCGGCCGGGAAATCGACGCTGTTCCAGGTCGATGCCCCGTTGAGGCGATGATAGACGCGGAACGTCACGCTTGGGACAGCGCCGCTGCCCGGCCGCAGATTGACCTCAAGGCCGCCGCTGACATCGGTTCCGGACACGCCGGTGCTGATCGAGACAATGACCGGAGCGGGCGGCAAGCCGGTGCTGTTGCCAATGTCATCGCCGACGCGGCCGGACCAAGGCGGCGGCACTTCGGCGTCCGTCAGCTCGTCGATGATCGGGCTGGCGTCGATCATGGTGAAGTTCGTAGCCATGTCCTGGGCGGCTTCGACGCGGGTAACTATCAGCGGCATGCTTTCGGTCAATGCGCCGCCGAAATGGATGATGTCTCCGGCCGTTGGGGCCGCACCGTCGCCGGTCAGGGTGACAACCATATGTTCACCGACATTCGTCCGCACGCTTCGAACGACGCTCGTGCCGATCGTGTCTTCCTCGTCGGCGTAGACGCGGAACCGCACCGCATAGTCGATGCCCGAGGACATGGTTACGGCGTCTTCAAGCTCGATCAGCTTGTCGGAGATCCATTTGACCCGCGTGGCGATCTGCGTTCGATCGAGAACGTCGTAGCTGCCCATGACCAGATCGCCGCGCGTAGCGACGCGAATGGGACCATCAACCGTCGACGTATAAACGTCGGGCCGATAGATCGCCTCGTACATTTTGCGGCGGCCTTCGATCCAGATCTCGCCCGGATCGGTCTTGCCGGGCAGCTCCAGCTGTTCGGTCAGCAGGATCTCGCCCGAATAACCCGGCCATGGCACCAGACGCTCCGCCTGCTTGTAATCGTTCGTCTGGTCGAGGAACTGGATGCGGAAGCCGTGCGGCGGTTCGAAATAGGTTCGGGTCGACTGGAAATTCCAGCTCACACGCGGGTTGATGTGATCGACCACGAGATCCTGCGGCCGGTCGATAACCACGCCATGGCGAATGCCGTCGTGCCAGGGAGTGGCGCGACCGGCCGCTGCGACCTCTTTCAGCCGATCACCGAGCGTGCCTTCGTCGTCGATCGCCTTGTCGTACTTCAGGCCCTTGGCCGAGCAGAACTCATGCCAGCTCTGGAGCAGCGGCAGGTTGACTTCCGAATCGGGAACCGGCTTCGGATTGGCTGGCGACTGGAGGATGTAGCGATAGGCGGACG
Coding sequences within:
- a CDS encoding SulP family inorganic anion transporter — its product is MTSSSTLSRDFASSLVVFLVAIPLCLGIAVASGVPVAMGLISGIVGGIVVGFLAGSPLQVSGPAAGLAVIVFSFVEQYGIAMLGPVLVVAGLLQVLAGFLRFGSWFRAISPAVVHGMLAGIGILIILGQVHVLMGAQPAAGGIENVTAMERTIGRLWGTGLTKEAAALLVGLISLLAMIGWEKFRPKSLMLVPGALVGVAAGTVLTVALQLPIARVDVPASLIESISLPTMDGFRQMVQPGIIVTTLVIAVIASAETLLSAAAVDRMHDGVRTRFNKELFAQGIGNALCGFLGALPITGVIVRSSANIQAGARTRASAVLHGVWILGLVALLPQLLGLVPLTALAAVLLVTGWRLISLHHVRHLFDHHGWVPVGIWAATVAMVVVQDLLVGVALGLALSILEVFPHLRRKLAIDRSEDADVVHVALAGVATCKDVPVLLNMLETLPASRKVRIAGGGLHYLDHTCAETLREWLKREKKMGRIVEIQHPPAGRHPRLIPIFERLSAEVA
- a CDS encoding GSCFA domain-containing protein — protein: MIPFDVAYTSITGNKRRMMEARGKGTSGAERIRLHYPDIVSAPKFKLSKDDTFFTIGSCFARNVEIALADLGVKNITADCAIPGEFYELTGLGARNGALNAYTPSSMRDLIRLHDMVSPETIGLVQTADDEYVDMLVSGIKPTSGADTKSIRDKILNVYGRLPDASVVVITLGHTEAWFDARDNVYVNRSPSTRKLQAHGDRFKFDPISPVSAISTVDEIVNDVRRLTDGRAKVILTVSPVPLGGTWTQRDVVSANLTSKSMLIGAAVATAEKYDFVDYYPSYELVIYGDPASTWQDDGVHIKPERVSKVIKQFAETYFA
- a CDS encoding carbonic anhydrase, which produces MNDLLKGISSFRGAVFPNHSALYRRLAQEGQQPQALMISCADSRVMPETITQSGPGELFVCRNAGNIVPPFSTANGGVSSAIEYAVLALGVRDIIVCGHSDCGAMKGLCCPELLKPMPNVSAWLKHSYAAHSIVCEAYPADLSEWQKVRAVAMENVVVQLNHLRTHPSVAAKLATNDVTLHGWFFDIETGEVQVYDGAAASFTEIYEDRPLPVAVTGRGHPRVMPQAATAFAAE
- the gpJ gene encoding TipJ family phage tail tip protein — its product is MTVQKGIVPVLAAPFFDPGTGRVDLELHAGLSIAEIVAVALPRLTEHELSQARVVLVSDRGSAVIEREYWSRVYPHAGVRVVIRIVPGRDALRSILSVVVSIAAIALGQVWAPALASTLGISTQFAAGIIGLGATVLGNLLLNALIPPVSTDNDKKTSYQISGWRNKLDPDGVVPLILGKVRYAPPFAATSYTEIVGDLQYVRALFCFGYGRLALSEFRIGDTAFSDYDEIEQEVREGLSTDEPVTLYPTQIYEESVGAELARPEQRDDQGDEIDGPGIETPIIRTTGFDASGASVITGFPAGLGRVDEKGKQKSVTVSIRIRQRPAGTETWSDVVTLDFTAKKFEGFYRQYTWNFATRGRYDIEVTRMTDEFTSQSTQGRTTWVALQTLRPEYPLNFTSPLTLVAIRVKATYQLNGALDNFSAIASRICLDWDSASQTWIERETVNPASAYRYILQSPANPKPVPDSEVNLPLLQSWHEFCSAKGLKYDKAIDDEGTLGDRLKEVAAAGRATPWHDGIRHGVVIDRPQDLVVDHINPRVSWNFQSTRTYFEPPHGFRIQFLDQTNDYKQAERLVPWPGYSGEILLTEQLELPGKTDPGEIWIEGRRKMYEAIYRPDVYTSTVDGPIRVATRGDLVMGSYDVLDRTQIATRVKWISDKLIELEDAVTMSSGIDYAVRFRVYADEEDTIGTSVVRSVRTNVGEHMVVTLTGDGAAPTAGDIIHFGGALTESMPLIVTRVEAAQDMATNFTMIDASPIIDELTDAEVPPPWSGRVGDDIGNSTGLPPAPVIVSISTGVSGTDVSGGLEVNLRPGSGAVPSVTFRVYHRLNGASTWNSVDFPAANGGCSISGYSSGQPVQIRATALNAAGSEGTSTVVVNVTIGGQDAALPLALDSSMISVGALLGGGTVMFSTTADAATVQIQIYRSMSSTINRATDAVGDAVAVQPSRGYSTPIGDTTRSNLATNGGFDTDSGWTKGTGWTIASGLATHASGTSSLLSQARATTVGIYYRIAFTLSGITAGTLTPQLTGGTTQGGTARSANGNFSDRIQAVSGNNTLALSATSAFVGSVDNAVVFEETATCLAAGTHYIWLEPQNSDGVAGPLAGPFTVTIR